In Stomoxys calcitrans chromosome 2, idStoCalc2.1, whole genome shotgun sequence, the following proteins share a genomic window:
- the LOC106095637 gene encoding adenosine 3'-phospho 5'-phosphosulfate transporter 1, whose translation MSNRVPDIIICGFFILTLLVIHFFSDILRTALGGDYDSHTTLSQLVDAQAKEYSWILKLLVNCFGYSCVFVPAYLIYKYVQRTNYLERGDKTYIHKAVCMCINGSTGLDVERDEPLQKPDVTLVAGPPTQKCAAPKRSNSHEAMLLIWCFSGLMVSYLTWGLLQEKIMTQKYYNFEGVQSNFKDSQFLVFSNRILAFIVAVLVLQYKKPVTRHKAPLYKYSFASFSNIMSAWFQYEALKFVNFPTQVLAKSCKIIPVMLMGKILSKNKYQCYEYFTAVLISLGMMFFMMGSANSSKSSGVTTITGVVLLAMYMIFDSFTANWQGDLFKAYAMSPLQMMCGVNLFSTIFTAASLSVQGGFMDSLSFATDHPKFVFDIVVLSISSAVGQLFIFYTISVFGPVVFTIIMTLRQAAAILLSCLIYHHSISILGILGVMVVFLAIFIRVYCNQRMKAMRQRAEALKPKMAV comes from the exons ATGTCTAATCGGGTGCCCGACATAATCATatg CGGGTTTTTTATTCTAACCCTTTTGGTTATACATTTCTTTTCGGATATATTGAGAACGGCACTAGGTGGTGACTATGATTCACACACAACCTTATCGCAACTTGTGGACGCACAAGCTAAGGAGTACTCATGGATTCTTAAACTATTAGTTAattgttttggatatagctgtgtaTTTGTACCTGCATATCTAATTTACAAGTATGTTCAACGCACAAACTATTTGGAACGGGGAG ATAAAACCTATATACACAAGGCGGTCTGTATGTGTATTAATGGAAGTACTGGTTTGGACGTGGAGCGTGACGAGCCTTTACAGAAACCTGATGTTACGTTAGTGGCTGGCCCACCAACACAAAAATGTGCAGCACCAAAGCGCTCCAACTCGCACGAGGCCATGCTACTTATTTGGTGTTTTTCGGGTCTCATGGTGTCTTATTTGACTTGGGGTTTGCTGCAGGAAAAGATAATGACCCAAAAATATTACAATTTCGAAGGTGTGCAgtcaaattttaaagattccCAATTCTTGGTGTTCTCCAACCGCATTCTAGCATTCATTGTGGCAGTTCTTGTGCTGCAATACAAAAAACCCGTGACACGACACAAAGCACCACTTTATAAATACTCATTTGCCTCATTTTCGAATATTATGAGCGCTTGGTTTCAGTACGAGGCCTTGAAATTTGTCAATTTCCCCACGCAAGTGTTGGcaaagtcgtgcaaaattatacCCGTCATGTTAATGGGTAAAATACTCTCAAAGAATAAGTATCAGTGCTATGAATACTTTACAGCTGTCCTTATCTCATTGGGAATGATGTTTTTCATGATGGGTTCCGCAAACAGCAGTAAATCAAGTGGCGTTACGACAATAACCGGTGTAGTCCTTCTGGCCATGTACATGATTTTTGATAGCTTCACTGCTAACTGGCAAGGAGATCTTTTTAAGGCATATGCGATGTCTCCATTACAGATGATGTGTGGAGTTAATTTGTTTTCTACCATATTTACGGCGGCATCCTTAAGTGTGCAAGGCGGATTTATGGACTCACTATCATTTGCAACAGAT CACCCCAAGTTTGTTTTTGACATTGTTGTATTGTCAATTAGTTCAGCAGTGGGCCAATTATTCATTTTCTATACCATTTCGGTTTTTGGACCAGTTGTGTTTACCATCATAATGACGTTACGACAG GCGGCAGCTATATTACTTTCGTGTCTCATCTATCATCATAGTATCTCAATTCTGGGAATTCTCGGAGTAATGGTTGTATTCCTGGCTATTTTTATACGAGTGTATTGCAACCAAAGAATGAAAGCGATGCGACAGCGTGCGGAGGCTCTTAAACCAAAAATGGCAGTGTAG